From the Trifolium pratense cultivar HEN17-A07 linkage group LG4, ARS_RC_1.1, whole genome shotgun sequence genome, the window CCAAAATTCTTCAAACATTCTCTCCCAAGCAAAGTGAAATTCAATTTTACATGCTTATGAAATATGAAAtagtatgatatttttttaaaatgcacaatttgatataaattttgtaTCACCCACGATTACATTTGACAATTAgttcaataaattattatattaaatttaatttagaaaaacaTGGTATAAAGAGCAatagttaagttttttttttacacagaACAACGGTTAAGTTGAATCTTGCAAAATTCActataaatagaaaaataatgaaaaacatgtaagactattttatttatatcttTATCAACAAGTTAAATAAGTAATGGTCCTTTTGCTAAGGAGCATTATCGGAGACATTACTCTCTAATTTTTAGAGAAAGGAATTCGTTCAATTTAGAGTTTCGCTGCGAAattaaaaaatcttatttatctttatctttattataTAGGATAGGATAAACTTTCGTTGTTTTAGAGTGGACCAGGTTTCACACGAATGAATCAGAATGGTCCATGTATTTATAAGAGTATCATCTGGCAATGCACGTGTGAGGATGATGGGTTGATATTGTGTGTTAAGAACAGAGACTTATGAAACACTCGAGCCATTTTTCTCCGACCAATTATCTTATTTGACACATAATAGAAATGAAAATGATGTATTGAGTCAAATTGACTGTTTAAATAGTTCTTCAATTAGCTTAAGATTCCAAAAGCAAGAAGGTATGAACAAATACtatcatgtaaaaaaaatggtCGATTCTATGACAGGGAATATTATGTTATTCATCTTACATAAGGTATGGTCTAAGTATATTTTGCTCTGTTGTAGATCAACAACAGcaatgaacattttttttttataataagaaccAGATCAAAAGAAGTAGTTATCTTCTGCGCATAATTACAAAATTAGCTCTTTTATCAAAGATATAACACTGTTGCGTTCTTAAAGTCAGATTCAAACTCAAAACTTCTAGTTAAACTTAACATATTATCCAAATGCTATTTttgtgtaactttttttttaatgaaatgtgtaaaaaaaaaatttaaatcaactaaaaaaacaattatattaataaaagtgCTCTAAATCTGCACAAGGTGTGCACAATTTAGAAGCTAATCAAAATTAAGATacaatagataaataaaaagctaaccaaaaaaagtaaaaagttaCAAATCTCGTCAACCCAAACAAAGTAATGGGTTGCTAAACCTACAAAGCAAAAGCACAATCAAAATCTTTAAACTTCACATTTAACCGTCACCAAAcatgaattttaatttgaaagaTCATGAAATCCATAACAAAAGCATTATTTTTAAAGTAGCAATTGTTACGAGCCCttcaaatcaaccaaataaactTGAAAACAATCCTTATTCTTCAAGAAAAGAACATACAGGCTTCTGAATGGTTGAACATGAGCAAACACATTATTAtgtatccaatttttttttataaaaaaaaaaaaccacaatcaattttttttgtcaagtagtttagtgattAGAAATTTTATCCTTAAGTGGATAAGTAGAATTACCGAAATTCGAACCTCGGccccttgcatatataatgcaatgtccatttttttaaaacacatAGTCCAAATTAAACTTTCGACTTAAATacagttttacccccctattttgaataaatcggaatttaccccccctattttaaaatccggaattttacccctattttaaattttttggattttgcccccccccaaaaaaaaaaaaaaactgcttcTAAGccttaacttcaaagtttcgcacataactcaattttaatcaataatttaccaaattGATgtcaaaatgaccgtaatcgagttaactTTCCATAGAATTAAGTCCCACTAAATTTAGAGTTACATAGGAAGAGTATTTATTGATTTAGTGAAGACCTGTCGAATTACTATTATGCATAAATCTGCttctgaccttcaaattcaacatcatctaccgaacgcatcgtaactctaaatttgatgaaattgaaatgccaacaaggttaatttcgttagatttccggacatgtaaatactattcaaAACAGAGCTACATGGTGAGAGACATGACGAAAATATCAGTAGTAGGtccatacgataattaattgtgacagaccttcactaaaacggcaattaatctctctctgtaattcctaatttagtggggtttgattctgggGAAAACTAActtgattacggtcatttcaATACCAGTTtagtgaattattgatcaaaattgagttatgtgcgaaACTTTAAAGTTGAGGCTCAGaaacagattttgtgcagaatttggAGAGGgtggcaaaatccaaaaaaatataaaataagaggATAAAATTcaggattttaaaatagggggataaaattccagattttaaaataaagaagacacaattccgatttattcaaaataaagGATAAAACTACATTTAAATCTAAACTTTATTATTAACGACGAGAAGTAGCTAAATTTCATTACTGCTTTAGAATCTTCAATTGCAAAGCACAATTGGActcaattttcaaacttttcCTATTTAAAGATTTTAGAAAGATTTTCACGGCATATCCATTTTGGATAAGAATTTCCAACAATACATTAACCATCTCTAATTAATTTgcatttcttttcttctttaggCAACATATAATTTTTCCATTCTTGTTTTAACTATGAACTAGATCTAATTTCataattttgaattgaatttgtatGCTTATAATTATGTCATAGCTAATTTTAGGACATTAACACGTGAGTGTTGGGGAAAAAAGTAGCTGAAGACAAGCATGACTAATACAAATGTCCACATCAAAAATAGTGATTGGTCCACTAGTATATGAAATCTCACAAGGGCATATCTTTGTTCTCACTTCTCATGTTAAATATTATTTGGTCTTGGTCGGGTTACAGCTTACTAAATACCACAATTTATGACACAGCTATTCGAATATCACATGTAGTTatgtttcattcattcaatttatatttatttagtagggatttgaaatttaaaatttgtggTAGTTGGTTTTCAGCTTCTACTAAAATACTCCATTCACATGAATAGTTACGTTAATAGTGGTTGAAGTTAAACTTAGTAGAAAGAATTACAGTTTGATCTCTTGCAACTGCGATTGGGAGGAGACTGAAACCACCTGATGCAATAATTGACTCCGAACCAGATTACGTGGTCCAGTGAACCGAATACTAgtagtgaaaaaaaataataccccaTTCACCACAAACTACAGCCGTCATTTGTATGACCGTTCTTGAGACTTTGAATGTCCTTAGCGAAGTAATATATAATTGTGTTGACTCAAACAATCTTGACATTTCATTCATAAATAATTGATTGAATACAATTGAtaatactcataaaaatattatgagGAGACTAAAATCGATGTACACTTGAATGGTGATATGTAGGTTCTATTAATCTTGCGACAATatctcacaaatttttttttttttttttgtgaattaaGAGCATAATGATATTAAAGAGCCTAAAAAGCATCCCAACTAGGTTGACACCCTTCATAGACCCTAATCCTCTGTCAAGTGCtcgtaatatatatatatatatatatatatatatatatatatatatatatatatatatatatatatataaaggaaaataataattacaaaatGGGGGGACCAAACCAAACCCGTAAAAAAGAaagcatgaaaaaaaaaaggaaaagaagcaaATTAATTAAAACCAAGCATGTTATGCTTTTCCCAATCCATCCGATGTCTAAGTAGGAAGTGGACCTTAGGAACGAGTTTGGTAATTTCCAGCATTACTAGCAAGCCTTAGTTATATTTTAGCTTTCTTGGAGATGTAAGGTGTGAAAGACGCACCTTTCTCACATCCTTAACTTTCCCTGTTGGCCCAagcttgttttattttcttcatatcATCGATTACCACATGTGGCAATTGTGTTTCAGAAATAGTGTAAGAGTCTAGATCAACCTGGTGCAAGTTGCCCTCCACACCACTCCCATGATCTACCTCGTGATTTGGTGCAGGTTGTGCAATAGATGTTTCTTCCATCTGCATTTTAGGAACCAACAAACTCTCATTTTCATGAATAGGCTGTTGACTACCTGTATTTGCTTGTTGCTTCTGAGTCTCATGATCCTTATGATTTCTATTTCCATGGTCCTCATGATTTGCAAGAGTCTCATGAATATGTTCAGGAGTAGCAATTTCCTCATGAGTAACCGCTCCTTCCATATTATCAATTATTGGAGGACACCTATCTTCTGGTTGTACCTTATCAATGCTAATAACCTCCCCATCAACAATAGTTCTCAGTGTATTAGAATCCACAAATCCTAAAAGAGGGTTATTATCAACACATTTGTGAGTAGCCACATTATTTATTCCATGCACGGCAAATTGATCAATAGAATCATCGATAATAACTTCAGCTTGATCAATTTGATTCTTATTTCGAGTAGCCAAAACCTCTTTTTGAATAGGAATATATTTAGAAGAAAAACTATGTCCAATACACTGAAAATGTGTACAAAAGAGTGGAAGATTCTCATATTCAACATTAACAAGAAAAGCATAACCTTCTCTTTCAACCCAAATTCTATTTCTTATTTTAGTAGATAGATCAATATCAATTAGAACTCGCGCAAAATGACCAAAAGATCTATAAAAGAAACTCTTACTTGTAAAAGCATCGAGACTGACCGGAGTTCCAAGACTATTAGCAATAGCAAAAAGAATCTTCGGACGCCAATATTCTTGAGGAAGACTCAAGAAACGAACCCAACATTGAGCTGTTGTTGGCTTAAGGCTCGGGTTTAAGGCTCCAAGAAGACACTACACGAACACTTTGAAGGTCTTCTATCGAAGAGaatttaaattcatagaatCCATTTCCTAGAGAAACAATTCCCCATCTTCCTAAAGGCTTCCAGATATTGGACAATTTGACACGCAAGTCATGAAGTGTGAAAGGTAGATCACCCTTTGATAATAACAGTTGACCGTGAAGATGATTTTGACAATCCTCCAAACTTGCCTTATACTCTTCTTGAGGTATTTTAATAGCAATATCATCTCCTTTTAAGCAAGGTTTTGGAAGATGGTTAAGAGGTACATCACAAACATTGTTTAAGGCTTGAGCAAAAGATAGTTTTTGTTTGCTGTTGAAACCTTAACAATCAGGGACTGGTAATTTTGCCATACAAAATTTCTCCAAAGCATGTGATGCATTGGGATCATCATGTGCTTTAGAACCATTATTTTCCCCCATTTGTAAATTTGTATCCACATCACCGATTGCAACAAAAGGTGAGGATTGATCtccacaaatatatatatatatatatatatatatatatatataggtttaTAATGGAGCTGAAGATCGAATTCAGAATATCATACATACTACTTAATAAAACTTTTCACCGCTAAATCAAATCTAgtggctatatatatatatatatatatatatatatatatatatatatatatatatatatatatatatatatagggttagGATCAAaggtgtcaaactttatttGACTCCAAATCTAaaccatttaattttttaatcttaGGTAAATTAAGAGCATTATAAGACATCATAGTAACTAGTATTATAAgagcattatttttttaatccaaagCTTAATATTTATTCACTTAAACACATCAAGTGATCGTCATTCTGCTTTGCACAACCTAATTTTGCTAAAACCGGTCTTCAACCTCTATTTGGACATTCCTACTTGCCCGGTGTTACCTTGCACAccttgtttttcttctttaatgAAGCATCGTACCTAAATTCTTCAACATTGTAGTATAATGAAATTGAAGCTTTTTCCTTCGGATGTCCATGTCGTGCTCATATTGAAGCGTTTTCTTTTAGATGCaacattcaattgaatcaaaaatgctgtgtcaaaaaaaaaaattgaatcaaaaatgaaaaagcaaaaactatGTGACTGTAAAGCAAAAACTATGTACAAAAAATGATGATTATTGCCATCACTACCGTTTAGCCCCTGGACACGGGTATAATCACCGAAGCCAAATTAGGTTAATTGATCCAAAAGCATAGAGGCAGTACAGAGACAAGAAAGAGCCATAGTCGTGTGTAAGATATCTGTTTAATTGAAGA encodes:
- the LOC123922531 gene encoding uncharacterized protein LOC123922531 translates to MGENNGSKAHDDPNASHALEKFCMCLLGALNPSLKPTTAQCWVRFLSLPQEYWRPKILFAIANSLGTPVSLDAFTRFVDSNTLRTIVDGEVISIDKVQPEDRCPPIIDNMEGAVTHEEIATPEHIHETLANHEDHGNRNHKDHETQKQQANTGSQQPIHENESLLVPKMQMEETSIAQPAPNHEVDHGSGVEGNLHQVDLDSYTISETQLPHVVIDDMKKIKQAWANRES